One Mauremys reevesii isolate NIE-2019 linkage group 5, ASM1616193v1, whole genome shotgun sequence genomic window carries:
- the OSTC gene encoding oligosaccharyltransferase complex subunit OSTC isoform X1 translates to METLYRVPFAVLQCPNIKLKRPSWVHTPSAMTVYALVVVSYFLITGGIIYDVIVEPPSVGSMTDEHGHQRPVAFLAYRVNGQYIMEGLASSFLFTMGGLGFIILDRSNAPNIPKLNRFLLLFIGFVSVLLSFFMARVFMRMKLPGYLMG, encoded by the exons ATGGAGACGCTCTACCGGGTGCCGTTCGCGGTGCTCCAATGCCCCAACATCAAGCTGAAGCGGCCGAGCTGGGTGCACACGCCCTCGGCCATGACTGTCTACGCGCTGGTGGTGGTGTCCTACTTCCTCATCACTGGAG GAATAATCTATGATGTGATTGTAGAACCTCCCAGTGTTGGGTCTATGACAGATGAACATGGACATCAGAGACCAGTGGCCTTTTTGGCATACAG AGTAAATGGACAGTATATCATGGAAGGACTCGCATCCAGCTTCCTTTTCACAATGGGAGGCTTAGGTTTCATAATTCTGGACCGATCCAATGCACCAAATATCCCAAAGCTCAATAGATTTCTGCTGCTTTTTATTGGATTTGTCAGCGTCCTGTTGAGCTTCTTCATGGCAAGAGTTTTCATGCGGATGAAATTGCC
- the OSTC gene encoding oligosaccharyltransferase complex subunit OSTC isoform X2 → MGFPERDLLCPWCEPPHPRRGGHAAPRPRWGDGRSSANSKAVDQVLGIIYDVIVEPPSVGSMTDEHGHQRPVAFLAYRVNGQYIMEGLASSFLFTMGGLGFIILDRSNAPNIPKLNRFLLLFIGFVSVLLSFFMARVFMRMKLPGYLMG, encoded by the exons ATGGGGTTCCCAGAGAGGGATCTTCTTTGCCCGTGGTGTGAACCCCCACATCCGCGCCGAGGGGGGCACGCAGCTCCCCGTCCCCGCTGGGGCGATGGCCGCAGCTCTGCCAACAGCAAAGCGGTGGACCAGGTTTTGG GAATAATCTATGATGTGATTGTAGAACCTCCCAGTGTTGGGTCTATGACAGATGAACATGGACATCAGAGACCAGTGGCCTTTTTGGCATACAG AGTAAATGGACAGTATATCATGGAAGGACTCGCATCCAGCTTCCTTTTCACAATGGGAGGCTTAGGTTTCATAATTCTGGACCGATCCAATGCACCAAATATCCCAAAGCTCAATAGATTTCTGCTGCTTTTTATTGGATTTGTCAGCGTCCTGTTGAGCTTCTTCATGGCAAGAGTTTTCATGCGGATGAAATTGCC
- the RPL34 gene encoding 60S ribosomal protein L34, giving the protein MVQRLTYRRRLSYNTASNKTRLSRTPGNRIVYLYTKKVGKAPKSACGVCPGRLRGVRAVRPKVLMRLSKTKKHVSRAYGGSMCAKCVRDRIKRAFLIEEQKIVVKVLKAQAQSQKSK; this is encoded by the exons ATGGTTCAGCGTCTGACATACCGTCGTAGGTTGTCCTACAATACAGCCTCTAACAAGACCAGGCT GTCCCGGACACCAGGTAACAGGATTGTTTACCTTTACACCAAGAAAGTTGGCAAGGCACCGAAGTCTGCatgtggtgtgtgtccaggaagaCTTCGTGGT GTTCGTGCTGTGCGCCCTAAAGTCCTTATGAGGTTGTCAAAAACAAAGAAGCATGTTAGCAGAGCCTATGGCGGTTCCATGTGTGCTAAATGTGTTCGTGAcag AATCAAACGAGCTTTCCTTATTGAGGAGCAGAAGATTGTTGTGAAAGTGTTGAAGGCACAAGCACAGAGTCAGAAATCTAAGTGA